The Ornithinimicrobium faecis region GGGAGGGGCCGTTCGACGAGGTCCTCCTCACGCCCGGGCACGCGGCCGACTGGCCAGGTGCGCTACGGCATACCTGGGACCCGACCCTGGCACCACTGCACCCGGCAGTTTTCCCTGTCGAGCCCCTGCTGGCCCGTCCAGAGTTGCGCCCAGGGGCCACCGTTCTGGTGCGGGGCGCCGCGCTGACCGGCATCGACGCGGTGCTCGCCCTGACCCGTGGCCGGGGACTCGAGCTGGCCGACGCCGACCTGCGGATCATCCTGGCGAGCCGCAGCGGCCGCCTCATGATGCCCAAGACCCCGGCAGCACTGGTCAAGGAGCTGCACGCCCGGGCGGGCGACACTGGTCCGTTCCGCGGGCGAGCCGTGGACCTGGTGCGGACGGGCCGCGGTGCCGAGCTGCCGACGGTGCTGTCCGACCTGAGCGCACACCTGCTCAGCGGGGCAGCATCGCTGCCTGCAGAGGAGGCAAGGGCACAGGTGCGCACGGTTCTTGAGGACCTGTCGGCAGGCCGAACTCCAGCAGGTCGGGTGGGGCAGTTGCGCGTTGGTGTTGCCATCGCTCGCGACGAGCGGCCTCCCGACGGTGTGTGGGCCGTCGGTCAGGCCTGGCGGGTGCTCCAGGGCGACCTCGCCCGCTGCCAGCAGGAGATCGACCCCGACGGTCCACTCCTGGGGTGGCCGGACTCTGCCCGGTGGACCGCCGAGCTCGAGCGCCTGGGTTACGGCCCCTCTCTCATGCACGCCGAGTTCCTCCTGGAGGCCATCGATGCCGGAGTTGTGGAGGTGCGTGCGGGTGACACGGCTGGCCTGGCCCGCGAGCTGCGCCCCGACCTGGTCATCGACGCGGTGCTGCCCCCGCCGGGCATCCGCGATCTGCCGGAGAATCACGTGCTCCGGCGCATGACCGACGAGGGCGTGCTGACACCAGCCCGCCACGGTCGAGGTGCCCGGGTGGGTCGTGCCGGAGAAGTGCTCGATGTGCAGGGCACGCCGGTGCCCGGACTGTCGTTGATCGGCCGCGCGACCGAGGACGTGGTCCTCGCCAACGACACGCTGCTGCGCGACATGCACCCAGCCGTGGACCTCTGGGCCCAACGGGTGCTGGGGCTCCTGCCGCCCCGCTAGCCCGCCCCGGCTCCGGAGCCAGGAAAGGGCGCCGCGGGCGTGCATTCGAACAGGCGACGTCAATCGTCGCTTTGCGTCACTGCAGGTCACAGCGTCGTCCACCTCGAACGCCCGCGACGTCGCCGGTCTGGGTGCACGCGGGCGAGACCTCTACGAAGCTGCGGGGCGGCCGTACGAGACCTCTACGAAGTTGCGGGGCGGCCGTACGAAACCTCT contains the following coding sequences:
- a CDS encoding FAD/NAD(P)-binding protein; this translates as MANEGTPKPCRIAVVGNGPRALWALERLLEHLRANPTRPHLRVDVFGPGELGAGTTYDPEQPEFLRLNLPADQVDVWSQAGHRGPSMVQWRGPSDEPGELGVYSSRASTGRYLREQAATVMTELEPLLAAPVVHHRRRVEQVTPYAEGPAEAQTVATAGGRGGQWHVDGEGPFDEVLLTPGHAADWPGALRHTWDPTLAPLHPAVFPVEPLLARPELRPGATVLVRGAALTGIDAVLALTRGRGLELADADLRIILASRSGRLMMPKTPAALVKELHARAGDTGPFRGRAVDLVRTGRGAELPTVLSDLSAHLLSGAASLPAEEARAQVRTVLEDLSAGRTPAGRVGQLRVGVAIARDERPPDGVWAVGQAWRVLQGDLARCQQEIDPDGPLLGWPDSARWTAELERLGYGPSLMHAEFLLEAIDAGVVEVRAGDTAGLARELRPDLVIDAVLPPPGIRDLPENHVLRRMTDEGVLTPARHGRGARVGRAGEVLDVQGTPVPGLSLIGRATEDVVLANDTLLRDMHPAVDLWAQRVLGLLPPR